GAAAAGGTACACCTGGAAAAATCCCGGGAAGCGGCCTAGGGGTGTGTTTTAACGGAACAGATCGTGGCTATTGGCGAGTTTGATGGCAGCGGTGTGGCGATAATGGGCGAGGGTTGGGGGAGTGGCGCCAAACGGCAACCCCCATCACTCATTGTTAGGATTCATTGACCCTCGGGGAAGGGATTCCCCGCCTGGAGCCTGTGAACCTTTGAGCTGATCATGGAAGCATCAAAAAAAACAGGCTTCTTCCTGCAAGATGCCCCACGATCGCTTCAGCCCAACCCGGGACTGTTTTTCTCTGCCCCGAGTCATGAGCCGGTGTGGAAAGTGTTGCGCACCTCCCTGGTGCGTGGTGATGGGGTGATTGTCATCGGTGGCCATCCGGGGGTGGGAAAATCCCTTCTGCTGGTGCGGCTCCAGGGCATTCTTCCGGCCAATCGGGACATGACCCTCATTTCCGATCCCGACTCCGATCCCAATCAATTTTTACAGGAATTGATTCGGGGGATTGGGCCTGTGGCTCCCTCCGACCCGGAAAAAGAACAAAACCTGACCCCTCAGGATCTGTTTGACGCACTGGAAAGGCGCGCAGCAGGCAATCGCAAACAGCTGGTCGCTGTGGATCAGGCGGAAACCCTCACTGCCAAACACCTGGAATATTTGAGCATGGCCGTCCAGTTTGCCGACGATGGCCAACGACCGGTACAGGTGCTCCTGACCGGGCGCTTCGAACCCACCGATTATATGTCCTCCCCTGCTTTTCGATATTTGGCGGGAGCTGTGGTTGGTTCAGGGGATTTGACCCCGTTGACATCTTCTGAAACCCGTGAATATGTTCGCTTTTATCTGAAAAAACGCCTGGGCCAGCCCCTGCGGGTGACCCGTCCAGGCATGAATGCCATCCACCGCTTCAGCCGTGGGCTTCCCGGTGAAATCAACTTGCTCATGCAGCGGCTGCTGTTGCGGGTGAAAGAGGGCAATCTCCGGTTTGTGGGGCGCTGGACCGTGCGTCGGGTGGTTTCCGATATTTTGGGAAAACCCAAAAAAACCAAAAAACCCAAAAAGAAAATCATCAAGCGCAATATCCCCTGGGCCTCCATTCTATTGGCTCTGCCCATCGTGGGTTTTCTCATTGGTCAGGTGCTTTCCTACAAGCCTTCTCCGACACCCACGGAGACGCTTTTGGAGAGTGAAAAAAATCTCAACATGGAAACAGTCGAGATTATACAACCTGCCCGGAAGGTTCTGAAACCGAACGAACCGGCGACCCAGGAAGCGGAAGAGAAGTGGAATTGGGAAAACAAGATCACCCCCCCCAGTGAGTCCGCCTCTCCCCAGGTGAGCACACCAGTCAAATCTGCTGTTAAGGCTCCCCCACAGCCAGTGAACGCCAAACCCCGACTCAAGGGAAGTTTGAGGTCATCCAGCAGCGCCAAAAAAACCATCGCTCCCCGGAAAAAAAGCGTCCCTACCGCCAAACCCCAGAAGAGCAGCTCCTCCAGCCTGAGCTGGCAAGCCAACACACCAGCTAAAAAGCACCCCCAGACAAGCCCCATTGTCAGCCAACCGATCGCGGTGATTCCTCAGACCGAAGACGAGGGGATAAACTGGTCCACCCCGGCCTCCTCTCTGGGGAGTGTTGAAGAGAGCATGGCGCCTTCTGAGTTGGAAATAACCGAAAGCCAAACCAGAGGCGTTCCATCCAGGGATTCCCGGGAAAGCAGTCAAAATAGTGTCGCCATTCCCAAGGCGCTTCCGGTGGTTCCCAGGGGGAGCCCGGTGCTTGCCACCGAAGAGACTTTGCGTGCCAAGGGGCTCATCTATGTGGTTCAGATCGGTTCATATATCAATCGAGCCAATGCCGAACAGGTGGCTTTGGGGTTGATGGCCAAAGGGCTTCATCCCTATGTTCATCTCTTCCAGCGGGGCAATAAACGTTGGTATTCGGCCCGTTTGAACTATCGTGACCGGAACATGGCGGACCGGATGGCCCAGGAGATCAAAAGGCAGGAAAAATTGCCGGTTCAGGTGATCCCGCTTTATTACGAGTAAGGTTTTGACAGCTAAAAATATTTGGTCTGTTTGGTGGGCTCTCTGGAGGCGGGATGTTCGGTAGGGTGAGGTCGATCATTTGGCCTTGAAAAAAAGTTTCTCTGGGCGAGGATTCAGGCACCTTTTTATAAATAATCTGTCATAATCAATATATATGGCTGGACTGGATCGAGACCTTCGATTAGCGGATCAAAGACCATGAACCTGCTGAAGGAGTATGCAAAGCGCTTTACCCCCGGGTTTTTCCTGTCCGGGGAGGTGATTTCCGTTAAAGGCAAACGGGTCCGGGTCGGTACCCGGTATGGGGTTTTGGAGTTTCCGGGAAAAGGTTTGAAGCCGGAGGATCAGGTGGTGATCATTGACGGCGTTGCCGTCAAGAAAAAACCTCGCCACGATATTGGATTTCGAGTTTGAGCCAATGAAAAAGAAAATCAAATTGTTTCGAAAGCAGCATCAAGAGCTGCTGGTTTTGGTGGGTGAGATTTCCGAACTGCTGGAAAAAGAGGGCGGGGAGTGGGAGTCGGAGCGTATTTTTACCCTGCTGAAAAAATTGAGTCGGGAAGTCAAAGGGCATCTGGCTACCGAGGATATGGAGCTTTATCCCAAGCTCCTGGCCCGTAAGGACACCAACATCCGGCGGATTGCCTTGGATTTTTTTTGTGATATCAGTGAGCTGGGTTTTGTCTTTGAGCAATATCAAAAAAAATGGTCTGGTGAGGAGTTGATTCGGCTTAATCCCAAGACCTTTACCCAGGAGAGCCGAAAGATTTTTGAAGCGCTCAACGAACGCATCCAAAATGAGGAGAGTGCCTTCTTTCCTCTCTTCGACAAAAATTGAAACCACGTCGAAAATATCCCCCGGGGATCCGCTACACTCTCTCCCTTCCCCCCACGCTATCGGAGGACTGAGGTATGGCGGAAATCATCGAACTCTCCCAGTGGCGCTGGGAACAGTTGGCCAAGGAAAAAGCCCAGCGGCAGGCTCTGGTACTCCAGGCGGAAGTGTTGGCTGAAACCGGGGAGTTGCGTGGGGCAACCCGGAATATGCGCAAGCTGATGAGGAGTTGGGAAGAGGTGGCGCTGGATGTCAGCCAGGAAGGGATTGGACCCGATGCCCTTCAGGAGGAGAGACAGCTGTTGGAACGGCTGCAGGCAGCCCGACAGCGGCTGATGGATCGCAGAGCCAAACACTATGAGGATAACAATCGGGTTCACCAGCAACAGATACTCAACGAAATCCAGGCCCATCAGGGTCAGATCAGGCAGTTGCGTCTTGCTTTGAGCCAGGATTATCGGCAGGTGGAGGCGCTGACGGCCCAGGATGAGCCCTCCTCCGATTCAGTAGAGACCCTCAAGCGCTCCATCGCCCTCAAAGAGCAGCGTATCAAGGATATCTCCCGCTTGATCACCGATCTGGAGGCTCGAACCCACAATTTGTAGCCTCTTCCAGTCTGCTTCCTGCCAACACTCTCACCGGTCCAAAGCTAAAGAGGAGCTGTCAGGAACCTCCCTGTTTCTGACAGCTCCTGCTGGTCATATCTGCTTCCAAAAGGGAGAGCGTTTTCCCTGCCTGCCAAAGCCATTTTCACAGGCCTGACTGGATAGCGTGCCGATCAAATCAACGGCCAGGCAGGGCATCCAGAGCGGCGCGAATTTTTTGATCCACCTCGCCAGCAACAGCCGTTACTTCCGGATTGTCGATCACCCGGCCCATGGCCTTGGGATCCATCGCGGACACTTCCACCCCCTGGGCGCTCTCCCGGATGACGACGTTACAGGGCAGGAAAACGGCAATGTCAGGCACAGCTGTGGTGGCTCGAAGGGCCATGGGGGGGTTGCAGGCACCGAGAATCAGGGTGCGGGGGGTGTCCGCTCCCAGTTTATTCTTGAGGGTGGCTGCCACATCGATTTCGCTCAAAATACCAAATCCCTGATCAGCCAACGCCTTGCGTGCGGCTTCCACGGTCTCTTCATAACTGCCTGCAACGGCTTTGACGATGGCATAATCGATTGGTGCTTGGCTCATGATTTTTCTCCCTTGATCACAACATGATGGGTGGAGGCGGGGGCTGCCATCCTCCGGATCTGTTTCGGCACCCCTGAAAGGTGCCATGGCTTCAGGTCAAAAGGAGGCTTGGATGGTTTGGTGAATGACCTCTGGTTTCCAGGAGGGCTGCCGATCCAACGCCCCGGCCCATTTTCTTCACTTAATCCCTGCCACCTGCTTGATTTCCATCTGTTTTGTTTGATTCGATGCTTTGTTGGTCCAATTCCTTTGAACAAGAGCAGGAGGCCCATGCCAAATAGGGTGGAGGTGATTCCAAGTGATATCTCATCCACCGAAGTGGTGATCTCCTGAGTGATCAAAATAGAGGGATCCCGGGGAGATTTAACTCCAAACACTGATTTAAGGGAGCCCCGGTTAGCCAGAAAAGTTCCTGGGAGTTGGCACGATCATGGGTTTAAATCCTCAGGCATCAGAGGTGGAAGATGGTTTAAGACCTGATTTAGAGCCTCCTGGGTGACATAGTGGCTTGGGTTGAGGCCCATTTTTTTTTGAAAGGCGCGGATGGCGATCAGGGTGTTGGGGCCGGGCAGTCCATCTGCCGGGCCGGGATCGATTCCCAGGAGCGTTAGGCGGCGTTGTACCTCTTTGACGGTCTTTCGCAGGGAGTTGATGTCGCTGCGGTGCAGGCCGTTTTGCTCCTCCAGCTGTCGGATCAAATGGGCGTGTTCCTCCCGGGCTGCCACCGAGCGGGGATTGTCCGCTCCCAGGTCTGCTACGAAAATGGCCAGGGCCGTGCGTAGATTTTCTTCAGCCAAAATCTCTTTTTCCTGAGCGATCAGACAGCGGCCAAGGCCACTTTTAAGGCGTCCCAAGCGGGCATCCCGGGGATGTTCAGCCTGCTGCCACAGGAAGGTTGCCCGGGAGAAAAGTTCCTGGGCGGGGGTGTGTTGATTTTCCATATAGTGGTTTTCTGCCAGGCTCACCATCGCCAGAATGGTGCGAGGATCTTCGGCACCATAAATTTTTTCCAGAAGTGCCAAGGCTCGCTGAAAAACAGGTCGGCCATGGGCAGGATTGTTGAGTAGCTGGTGGGCCGTGGCCAGGCGGGAGAGAATCGGTATCAGGTCGGGGTGTTGTGTGCCGTTGATGTTTTCAGCAATGGCCAGGGCTGTCTTGAGTTGCTCCAGGGATTTTTCAGGATTTCCCGCCAGATTTTCCAGCTTGGCCATCTCTACCAGCACACCTACCCGCAGGGGATGGTAGGGGCCGGGGGTTTCCATGAGGATTTTTTGAGCCTGTTCGTAGAGCGGTGCGGCTTGGTTGGGATTTTCGGAGTGGGCTAAAATTTCCGCCTCCCGGATCAGATGGACAGCCAGGGCGGGGTTGTCGGATTTTTGCTTTTTTTGCTGGATTTGATAGCTTCTTTGCCGATAGCTGTGGGCCTTTTGGGGCTCTTCGACAGCTTCAGCGGCTTTGGCCAGTCCTGAAAGAGCCGGTTCCAGAAAAAGATGTTCAGGGCCATGGCTTTTTTCCAAAATGGACAGTGCCCGGGCAAACTGTTCAGCGGCCTCTTGGGGCTGGTCCAGGGTCAGGCGGATTTTGCCCAACTCCACCAACGGATTGGCGAGCAGAGGGTGATCTTCCCCCAGGGATTTTTCTTGTAGCAGAATAGCCCGGGTGAGGGGGGATGCGGCCTTTTGGGGTTGGTGATGGCTTTGATAAAACCGGGCAATCTGAAAAAGACTCCAGGCCAGACGGGGGTTTTCCGGGCCCAGCCTTTCCCCTTCCCGAACCAACGCCGCAAACCGTTCTTCAGCCTCCTCCAGGGGGATCTCCCGGGTGATGCTGAAAGCCTCTTGGGCGCGCTCCTGCCAAGCTTTTTCAGCCGCAGGGATGGGCGTGGTCCAAAGTGATGCGATGAGCCATCCGGCCAAAAGGAGCCCGGGTCTGTTTCTCATCAGACCATCGCCAGAGTGCTTGGTGGAAATCTCCGCCATATTTCAGCCCCATCTCCCGTTCATCCCGTCACGCGTCACAGTCAGGGGTGAGATGGAGAAAAAAATCGGTGCGGGATCGCCGCGTAAGGTTTTCATGATTCGAAAAGGTGCTCTGATACCCAAGTCGGGGAGTGTCGGCCAGGAAAAAAAGAGATTTTGCTATCGATCCTGCCTGAATGGTGCAGCCAAACTCTATTTGGTATCAACGCCACACGCTGTTGGCAAGGGGTTTGGAACCTATTGCGGGATAATTGCCTTGGTTTGAGTGGCAAGTGTTGAGGTGAAATGGGGAATGATGAGTGACAGGGAGGGGGGTGGGATGGTCTTGGCCGATCAAGCGGTGGATGAAAATTTAAATTTTTCTTCCTTCAAAAGGTGGATAAAATCCTCTTCGGTCAACGGCGGGCTGTAATGGTATCCCTGGATTTC
This is a stretch of genomic DNA from Magnetococcales bacterium. It encodes these proteins:
- a CDS encoding DUF302 domain-containing protein; the encoded protein is MSQAPIDYAIVKAVAGSYEETVEAARKALADQGFGILSEIDVAATLKNKLGADTPRTLILGACNPPMALRATTAVPDIAVFLPCNVVIRESAQGVEVSAMDPKAMGRVIDNPEVTAVAGEVDQKIRAALDALPGR
- a CDS encoding tetratricopeptide repeat protein, encoding MRNRPGLLLAGWLIASLWTTPIPAAEKAWQERAQEAFSITREIPLEEAEERFAALVREGERLGPENPRLAWSLFQIARFYQSHHQPQKAASPLTRAILLQEKSLGEDHPLLANPLVELGKIRLTLDQPQEAAEQFARALSILEKSHGPEHLFLEPALSGLAKAAEAVEEPQKAHSYRQRSYQIQQKKQKSDNPALAVHLIREAEILAHSENPNQAAPLYEQAQKILMETPGPYHPLRVGVLVEMAKLENLAGNPEKSLEQLKTALAIAENINGTQHPDLIPILSRLATAHQLLNNPAHGRPVFQRALALLEKIYGAEDPRTILAMVSLAENHYMENQHTPAQELFSRATFLWQQAEHPRDARLGRLKSGLGRCLIAQEKEILAEENLRTALAIFVADLGADNPRSVAAREEHAHLIRQLEEQNGLHRSDINSLRKTVKEVQRRLTLLGIDPGPADGLPGPNTLIAIRAFQKKMGLNPSHYVTQEALNQVLNHLPPLMPEDLNP
- a CDS encoding hemerythrin domain-containing protein; this translates as MKKKIKLFRKQHQELLVLVGEISELLEKEGGEWESERIFTLLKKLSREVKGHLATEDMELYPKLLARKDTNIRRIALDFFCDISELGFVFEQYQKKWSGEELIRLNPKTFTQESRKIFEALNERIQNEESAFFPLFDKN
- a CDS encoding AAA family ATPase — protein: MEASKKTGFFLQDAPRSLQPNPGLFFSAPSHEPVWKVLRTSLVRGDGVIVIGGHPGVGKSLLLVRLQGILPANRDMTLISDPDSDPNQFLQELIRGIGPVAPSDPEKEQNLTPQDLFDALERRAAGNRKQLVAVDQAETLTAKHLEYLSMAVQFADDGQRPVQVLLTGRFEPTDYMSSPAFRYLAGAVVGSGDLTPLTSSETREYVRFYLKKRLGQPLRVTRPGMNAIHRFSRGLPGEINLLMQRLLLRVKEGNLRFVGRWTVRRVVSDILGKPKKTKKPKKKIIKRNIPWASILLALPIVGFLIGQVLSYKPSPTPTETLLESEKNLNMETVEIIQPARKVLKPNEPATQEAEEKWNWENKITPPSESASPQVSTPVKSAVKAPPQPVNAKPRLKGSLRSSSSAKKTIAPRKKSVPTAKPQKSSSSSLSWQANTPAKKHPQTSPIVSQPIAVIPQTEDEGINWSTPASSLGSVEESMAPSELEITESQTRGVPSRDSRESSQNSVAIPKALPVVPRGSPVLATEETLRAKGLIYVVQIGSYINRANAEQVALGLMAKGLHPYVHLFQRGNKRWYSARLNYRDRNMADRMAQEIKRQEKLPVQVIPLYYE